A genomic stretch from Lathyrus oleraceus cultivar Zhongwan6 chromosome 2, CAAS_Psat_ZW6_1.0, whole genome shotgun sequence includes:
- the LOC127119385 gene encoding uncharacterized protein LOC127119385 → MGNCQAVDAAVLVIQHPCGKIDRLYWPVTASEVMKTNPGHYVSLIIPLPVLPEEQNQEQKTVKFTRVKLLRPNETLNLGHAYRLITNQEVMKVLKAKKHAKSKKTQEDAVLPGYETKKGEESDQGNTYQGGRAERHKQRGGSTNPAAVQRSKSWRPSLQSITESPKV, encoded by the exons ATGGGAAATTGTCAAGCTGTGGATGCTGCTGTTCTTGTGATTCAACATCCTTGTGGGAAGATAGATAGATTGTATTGGCCAGTTACTGCTAGTGAGGTTATGAAAACAAACCCAGGTCACTATGTTTCTTTGATTATTCCATTACCTGTTCTACCAGAAGAGCAGAATCAAGAACAAAAGACTGTGAAGTTTACTCGTGTTAAGTTGCTTAGGCCTAATGAGACTCTTAATCTTGGTCATGCTTATAGGCTCATTACTAATCAAG AGGTTATGAAGGTGTTGAAGGCAAAGAAGCATGCAAAGAGTAAGAAGACACAGGAAGATGCAGTTCTGCCAGGTTATGAGACAAAGAAAGGAGAGGAATCTGACCAAGGAAACACATATCAG GGAGGCAGAGCAGAGAGACACAAGCAAAGAGGAGGGTCTACAAATCCTGCTGCTGTGCAGAGGTCAAAATCTTGGCGCCCTTCTTTACAAAGCATCACGGAGTCACCAAAAGTTTAA